A part of bacterium genomic DNA contains:
- the ispG gene encoding flavodoxin-dependent (E)-4-hydroxy-3-methylbut-2-enyl-diphosphate synthase codes for MQSPVTGNQAGHCLAWGYPSGNEEARKRVREVRIGGVSIGGGRPVAIQSMTTTDTRDPSATLEQIHRLEEAGCEIVRVAVPDDEAAAALREIKKGTRIPLVADIHFHYKLALKAIDAGVDKIRINPGNLGGEDRARIVTRAAREAGIAMRVGVNSGSLERELIDKYGGPTPQGMVESALGHLRFLEDEGFANIVVSLKASNVRRMIEAYTLMRAACDYPLHLGVTEAGPPSTGTIKSAMGIGYLLLNGIGETLRVSLTADPVEEVRVGWEILKALGLRARGPMLVSCPSCGRCEVDIIDLATRVEKALAGVKKPLHIAVMGCVVNGPGEAREADLAVVGGKGKGLLMKSGQIIATLPEEQLIPALLEEVERMINRG; via the coding sequence TTGCAAAGCCCGGTCACTGGCAATCAAGCGGGTCATTGCCTCGCTTGGGGATACCCTTCCGGGAACGAAGAAGCCAGGAAGCGGGTTCGCGAAGTACGAATCGGCGGTGTAAGTATTGGCGGCGGCCGTCCCGTAGCGATCCAGTCCATGACCACCACCGACACCCGCGACCCGTCCGCCACGCTCGAGCAGATTCACCGGCTCGAAGAAGCGGGCTGCGAGATCGTGCGCGTGGCCGTACCCGACGACGAAGCCGCGGCGGCCCTGCGCGAAATCAAGAAGGGCACGCGCATTCCGCTCGTTGCCGACATTCATTTTCACTACAAACTGGCTTTGAAGGCAATTGATGCGGGCGTGGACAAGATTCGCATCAATCCCGGCAATCTCGGGGGGGAAGATCGGGCGCGCATCGTAACGCGGGCCGCGCGGGAAGCGGGAATTGCCATGCGCGTCGGCGTGAACTCGGGATCACTCGAGCGCGAACTGATTGACAAGTACGGCGGCCCCACGCCGCAGGGGATGGTTGAATCTGCGCTCGGGCACTTGCGCTTTCTGGAGGACGAAGGCTTTGCTAACATCGTCGTTTCGCTCAAGGCCTCGAACGTGCGGCGGATGATCGAAGCCTACACGCTCATGCGCGCGGCCTGCGACTATCCTTTGCATCTCGGCGTGACCGAAGCCGGGCCGCCTTCGACGGGAACGATCAAGAGCGCGATGGGCATCGGCTATCTGCTCTTGAACGGCATCGGCGAGACCTTGCGCGTTTCGCTGACCGCCGATCCGGTCGAGGAAGTTCGCGTCGGCTGGGAGATTCTGAAAGCGCTCGGACTTCGCGCGCGTGGGCCGATGCTGGTGTCGTGTCCCTCGTGCGGGCGCTGCGAGGTGGACATCATTGATCTGGCCACCCGCGTCGAAAAAGCCCTTGCCGGAGTGAAGAAGCCCTTGCACATCGCGGTGATGGGCTGCGTGGTCAACGGCCCCGGCGAAGCCCGCGAAGCCGATCTTGCCGTCGTCGGCGGCAAAGGCAAGGGACTGCTCATGAAGAGCGGCCAAATCATCGCTACGCTCCCCGAGGAACAGCTCATCCCGGCGCTCTTGGAGGAAGTGGAAAGGATGATTAATAGGGGATGA